Within the Kwoniella dejecticola CBS 10117 chromosome 5, complete sequence genome, the region AAATCAGCAAATAAGCTGGGCAAAGTCAATTTAGCTGCACTTGTTGAGCAGACCGTAGAAGGCTGCTGGATCGGGCAAAGAGCTAGATTTTTCATGGGCGATGCGGATATTGGAAGTTTCTACGCACCACCAACTACGTCTGGATTGGTTCCGAAATCGCAAAGGGCGAGTGTTGGTGAGAAGCTGGCTCATGTGGAGACTGTTATTGATATTGATCAGCGAGAAAAGGTGAGACAAGCTCCGATACATAGAATAAGTTCACATACTGATGTTTTTTTTGTATGCATTAGGGCTGGGTTGTGCGATGTGAGAAAGGTGGTCTACGCAGAGTTCTGATGAATTTGGTAGGAAACTCGTTCAAATTTACAACGGTCAGTCCactctccattctccattcGACCTTGATAACTGCAGCTGACGGGACGAGACGAGCAGGAGGGATACGTACAAATCACTTTGCGAGAAATGCCCCATCCTCCCGACTCCCGTACGATCCCAGTAGAGATGGCTGTCATTGATACAGGAAAAGGCATAGGCAAGGAGTTCTTGAAAGATCAACTGTTCCATCCTTTCTCGCAAGAAAACCCCTTGCAGACTGGTACGGGACTGGGGTTGGCCATCGTAAATTCCATCGTCAGATCAGAAAATGTCAACGGTAAAGTCGATGTTTGGTCAGCCGAAGGCATGGGAACAGAGATCCGAGTCTCGTTCGATgtcgagattgacgatgatgtcgacgaCGATACCTCTTCAAACTCTTCGCACGTGTCTTCCAACACTCCTTCCTCGATTGGACAAGGATATACTTTGACATTTATCGGCTTCCAGCCAGATCATCGCGGACACCAATTATCACTCGAAGTACTTTCGATGTATGCCGACGCCTGGCAATTCGCCAACAACGAGAACGCCAATGTCGCTGTAAGCGATATCATCGTGAtcaacgaggacgaagctcTGCTCAGAGAGTACGCTAACATGGGTAAACCGATCTTATTTGCTCTGTCCATCAGAGGTCCTGAAGCAATGCAGCGTGCggagatcatcaacaagAGCGGCGGATTCTGTCATATAGTCTACAAACCTATCGGACCAACTGCCTTGTACGGCGCCCTCCTGAAGGCTTTAGAATGGTTGGACGGAGACGTGGAACACCTTTCTGCCTCTGTCCACAATGCGAATGACAAGAATCACAACAATAATCACAATTTTCCGACTTCTTACGATGGATTACCTTCGTCAGCGTTCAATCGCCTGGGATATGAAGATCGACCAAGTATCTCAAGAGGTTCCTCTGGCGCATCGCAAGAATCGAATTCAACCATCAGCGAATTATCCTCGGTACGCTTCACTCAGCCAATGAAAGAACATAGATTACCCCTCCAACGGCGCCGATCGGAGGAGAACGAACATGTccatcagactcagactcgcCCGTCGTTAGGTCCAAGAGGAATGACGTACCATGCGCCCAAAAGAGTGATCTCAGGATCATCGGGCTCAGCTTCAGGTATGGGAGCAGGAGATGATACGGCTCAATCTTCACCTCAACAAGGATCTGCTAGTCCGACATCGACCATCTCTACGATATCCCTGGCGGATGGCGGGGTCATGTTGAAAGCTGCTACAGTCCCCACTGAGACGCCGAGGAAGGGACGAATGGCGAGGGTCATGGTTGTGGAAGATAATATCATCAATCGACGAGTATTGGGGGCTTtcctgaagaagagaggattTGAGTTTTCTGAGGCTGTCGATGGTCGGGCGGGTGTGGATTTGTTCGAATCCACCCCGCAGAATTACTGGGAGTGAGTTTTGGATTTTGGTTTGTGTTCTGAGTTTCGAGTCCACTTCTTCTGCTCTACCTGCCCTTCAGATTCCTGCCCTTTTCGACGATTTTGGATTAGATTATTTGCGTTCTGCGTCTTGCATCTTGCGAAGACTCGATTGAACCTTTGCTTGCATTCAGAGCAGCTTGCTAATCTGACCTTCGCTCTCCAGCGTCATCCTCATGGACATCTCAATGCCAATTATGAACGGACACGACGCCACTCGGGCTATACGGAAGATCGAAGCTACTCGACGAGACGCTCCGCAGGATATACCTTTCGTACCTCCTCCCGGCAGACCAGTCTCTATCCCACCTACCAAAGTCGTGCAAGCGCGAGCGAAGATTTTCGCTTTGACGGGATTAGCTACTCAGGACGATAAGCGAGAAGCCTTCGGGAGTGGGGTAGATGGGTATTTGGTCAAACCTGTTTCGTTGGCTAGTTTGgatatcatcttcaagaagattggattttgatgatgatgaccacaCCACATAAAGTGATCCCAATCGCACTCAAACTTCGCTCATCGCAAATCCGACAACTGAAACATATCCGGTAATTCGCTCTTTATTGGTTGATCATTAACCTTGCCATCCATGCCTTGGCAAGACCTCTTGCATTTCGCGTATTTGTTGTTTTTCAGCCATTTTTCGCTTTGTCAGTTTTTCTTTTATCGGAAACCCTTTTTTTCGAAGCATTGATTCATATCTAGTTAGTTAGAGCATTTGTATAATCACAATCATATTTTCATTTGAGCCAATTTACATAGACCCAATGATGAGTCCATGACATGCAATTGTAGGAAGTACAAACGAATATACACGATAGCAGCAGTTCGGACACGGAGTTGTACGCACTTCAAAGCGGTATCGTAACGTGACTGGTGGAATTGACGATTTGCCGACAATGACGGACGCAAGATGAATCTAAATTTGACAGGATTTCAAACGGATACATTAGGTACTTCATGAAGTTGGCTTCATAATTGTAAAGCCTTTTACCAACCGTTGCTTGACATGTGGTCTACGCCTCGATACCTAAGCCCTCCATGAGACGTGTACAGCATCCGTTCGATACCTTTGAATCAAAAATGAGCGATCAGCGGGTGTCTTTCCCTGTACTCGCCtaatgggatgggatgggcaGGAAAGTGGTACATGTGGATATGTGGATATTAAGCTTACCTCTGTGTGACTCCTGTCTTCTCCAACGGGGTAGTTTGACCCATTCTATGAGCCAGTAAGCCAGCTTGGGCAATCATGATTCCGTTATCTATACAGAAACTGCAATCGCAACAGATCAAGTATTATCAGAACCCGATCTTATCTCGTCCTTTAAACGCCCCATTGGGGTTGGGCTGAGCCCGGCTGGATGGTCGCTCACCTTTGATCCGTGGCAAATACTCTCCCATTGCGCTCGGAAGCCATTATACCCATCATTTCTTGTAATCTCAGATTACCTGAACGTGCCCGACCAAGAATTAGCATCCTTAGCATCCATGATCTTTGGTAACATTGAGTTATTGGGTCGTTATTGGGTCAAGATTTGACATGACTTGCATTCATGGAGGAAGCAGCAAAATTGACGACAATACTCACATCCGACACCACCAACAATCAACACGTCCCTCGCTCCAACATGCGCCATCGCCCGTTCTGTGATCTCCACTAACATCGCAAAAGCAGTTTCTTGTAATGAGAAACACAGATCATGAGGAGTTATTATATCTTGATtgtgatcttgatcttgatcttgatcaaccttcTCCCGTCCTTCCGCTGATAACTTTGACAAGTCGTCCCAGTTCTTATACCGCTTGTCCTTGGTATATGTCTCGACGGAATGTAAGATGCCTGCTAGGGATACGTCCATGCCCTTTGTACCGTACGCCAGAGGGACTAGTCTTTTGCCTCTATTCCAACGATTAAGTAATCAGCTTCTAGGTCGTCTGATATAAGTCGTTCGAATCGCAGGTGCAAATGACCACTGAAGAGATAGGGAAGTCTCCTACAACTTACTTCTTagcttccacttcgatgTTGTAGCCTGGAGAAGGATCATTGCGCAGTCCAATAACTCTAGCAAATCGATCTAGACAATTCCCAAT harbors:
- a CDS encoding tRNA N6-adenosine threonylcarbamoyltransferase, which codes for MTQAQASSSKKKISPLTRPTRRLLCLGIEGSANKLGVGVISHSPSPKGSITKVTVLSNVRHTYITPPGEGFLPSDTARHHRDWIVRVIEEAVRKAGVRWSDLDCIAFTKGPGMGTPLQVGALVARTLSLLHNIPLVGVNHCVGHIEMGRQITSSHNPIVLYVSGGNTQVIAYSQQRYRIFGETLDIAIGNCLDRFARVIGLRNDPSPGYNIEVEAKKGKRLVPLAYGTKGMDVSLAGILHSVETYTKDKRYKNWDDLSKLSAEGREKVDQDQDQDHNQDIITPHDLCFSLQETAFAMLVEITERAMAHVGARDVLIVGGVGCNLRLQEMMGIMASERNGRVFATDQSFCIDNGIMIAQAGLLAHRMGQTTPLEKTGVTQRYRTDAVHVSWRA